From the genome of Vicia villosa cultivar HV-30 ecotype Madison, WI linkage group LG2, Vvil1.0, whole genome shotgun sequence, one region includes:
- the LOC131649615 gene encoding protein MAIN-LIKE 2-like, whose protein sequence is MLLFGNLLFPDGTGNSINFMYLCLLEDIDTIKTYSWGYAVLAYLYSSLCKNAKKDSCKFYGCAFLLQAWGWWRIPRLVPENPHIFVFPYASRFNATGLNYSLTPKNKIIFYRQLLDRLRSQDFTWRPYLELGHEPNEADATVCTAKTPIIRFTTVEMHHSDRVKLQFGMHREIPCPPMCLDPWHLKKVSNQWYRQNWKSFAKDFRKMWGRRSKNVIVNRD, encoded by the exons atgttattatttggTAACTTGCTATTTCCCGATGGCACGGGGAATAGTAtaaattttatgtacttgtgtttGCTTGAGGATATTGATACCATCAAGACGTATAGTTGGGGTTATGCGGTTTTGGCTTACCTCTATAGCTCCTTGTGTAAAAATGCTAAAAAAGATAGTTGTAAATTTTATGGATGTGCATTCTTACTCCAAGCATGGGGATGGTGGAGAATCCCGAGGCTAGTCCCTGAAAACCCGCACATATTCGTCTTCCCGTACGCGTCAAG gtTTAATGCAACTGGATTGAATTATAGCCTAACGcccaaaaacaaaataattttttatcgcCAACTCTTGGATCGTCTTCGATCACAAGAT TTTACTTGGAGACCATATTTGGAATTGGGCCATGAACCCAACGAAGCAGATGCAACTGTTTGCACAGCAAAAACGCCTATCATaaggttcaccactgtggagatgcaccacaGTGACCGTGTCAaactccaattcggcatgcatcgAGAAATCCCGTGCCCCCCGATGTGTTTGGACCCTTGGCATCTTAAAAAAGTCAGCAACCAGTGGTACAGACAAAATTGGAAGTCATTCGCTAAGGACTTCCGTAAAATGTGGGGTCGGCGTTCCAAAAATGTAATTGTAAATAGAGATTAA